Proteins encoded within one genomic window of Bombina bombina isolate aBomBom1 chromosome 1, aBomBom1.pri, whole genome shotgun sequence:
- the LOC128643130 gene encoding C-reactive protein isoform X1 translates to MEKILLAITLFAGTLAQQNMDGKVFLFPKATSTAYVTLKPALNDPLNKLTICLRSYTEILREHSLISIATPGSSNDNAFILYAKPPNACAAFVGQEENLFKINPDTLDWKHTCVTWDSDTGVVQLWINGKLYPRKVSKKGFSFNAKTSIILGQEQDSFGGGFDIKQSFVGEITDLHMWDYVLEPLDIQKALLGFTSTNGNVISWNALQYEMKGNVFVQPKIESQAGYTNN, encoded by the coding sequence ATATGGATGGCAAAGTCTTCCTCTTTCCCAAAGCAACTTCTACCGCATATGTGACCCTGAAACCAGCACTTAATGATCCTTTAAACAAGCTGACAATCTGCCTACGATCCTACACTGAAATTCTCAGAGAACATTCTCTTATCTCAATCGCTACCCCAGGTTCTTCAAATGATAACGCATTCATCCTCTATGCAAAGCCACCAAATGCCTGCGCTGCTTTTGTAGGTCAGGAAGAGAATCTTTTCAAGATCAATCCAGACACACTTGACTGGAAGCACACTTGTGTGACATGGGACTCTGACACAGGAGTGGTACAGCTGTGGATCAATGGGAAGCTGTATCCAAGAAAAGTTTCCAAAAAAGGATTTTCTTTTAATGCTAAGACAAGTATTATTTTGGGACAAGAACAGGACTCTTTTGGTGGTGGGTTTGATATTAAGCAGTCTTTTGTGGGAGAAATTACTGATCTCCATATGTGGGATTACGTTTTGGAACCATTAGATATACAAAAGGCTTTGTTAGGGTTTACAAGCACTAATGGGAATGTCATTAGCTGGAATGCTTTACAGTATGAGATGAAAGGGAATGTTTTTGTCCAACCCAAAATTGAGAGCCAGGCTGGGTATACAAATAATTAG
- the LOC128643130 gene encoding C-reactive protein isoform X2 encodes MDGKVFLFPKATSTAYVTLKPALNDPLNKLTICLRSYTEILREHSLISIATPGSSNDNAFILYAKPPNACAAFVGQEENLFKINPDTLDWKHTCVTWDSDTGVVQLWINGKLYPRKVSKKGFSFNAKTSIILGQEQDSFGGGFDIKQSFVGEITDLHMWDYVLEPLDIQKALLGFTSTNGNVISWNALQYEMKGNVFVQPKIESQAGYTNN; translated from the coding sequence ATGGATGGCAAAGTCTTCCTCTTTCCCAAAGCAACTTCTACCGCATATGTGACCCTGAAACCAGCACTTAATGATCCTTTAAACAAGCTGACAATCTGCCTACGATCCTACACTGAAATTCTCAGAGAACATTCTCTTATCTCAATCGCTACCCCAGGTTCTTCAAATGATAACGCATTCATCCTCTATGCAAAGCCACCAAATGCCTGCGCTGCTTTTGTAGGTCAGGAAGAGAATCTTTTCAAGATCAATCCAGACACACTTGACTGGAAGCACACTTGTGTGACATGGGACTCTGACACAGGAGTGGTACAGCTGTGGATCAATGGGAAGCTGTATCCAAGAAAAGTTTCCAAAAAAGGATTTTCTTTTAATGCTAAGACAAGTATTATTTTGGGACAAGAACAGGACTCTTTTGGTGGTGGGTTTGATATTAAGCAGTCTTTTGTGGGAGAAATTACTGATCTCCATATGTGGGATTACGTTTTGGAACCATTAGATATACAAAAGGCTTTGTTAGGGTTTACAAGCACTAATGGGAATGTCATTAGCTGGAATGCTTTACAGTATGAGATGAAAGGGAATGTTTTTGTCCAACCCAAAATTGAGAGCCAGGCTGGGTATACAAATAATTAG